The following is a genomic window from Chryseobacterium ginsenosidimutans.
TTTTTTAATACACCAATTATATACTGGATAAATATTGAAAAAATAGTACTTATCAGAGAGTTTGATATCAAACATCTTAATTTTTACATGAAGGATAAGCAGGAAAAAATCTATCGATTGGATGATTTGGATGTTTCAGAATTTAGGGAACTTGCTCGGTTCCGGAGAATACTGAAACAGTTTTTTGATAATGTAGAATATTTCGAATGAGACTAATAAATTATAAATAAAACTTAAAAAATGGAAACAAAAACCTTATTACAAAATGATTTGCTTTGGAGCAGGCTTCAGGGTTTTTCATTAGATTGTCCGAATGTTGATTTTCCTTTTTCAAAAAAGCTGGCAAAGGAAGAAAAATGGACTTTAGATTTTACAGCAAAAGCAATTGATGAGTATAAAAAGTTCGTTTATCTGTGTTGTATTTTGCCAAACGGAGCTTCACCGAGCGAAATTGTAGATAAAGTATGGCATATGCATCTAATCTACACTCAAAATTACTGGGAAGAATTCTGCCCGAATATTTTACAGCAAAAACTTCATCATCTTCCTTCAAAAGGAGGTTTAAACGAAATAGAAAAACACGAGAACTGGTTTCTGGATACTTTGAAAAGTTACAAAGAAATTTTCCAGGAAAAAGCTCCGGAAGATATTTGGTTAAATAAAAAAGAAACCCCAAAACAAAGAAAATCCTGGCTGAATATTGGTAAAGTTTTCTCATTTATTTCAATAATTTTTATTTTAAGTTCCTGTTCGGATGATGTAAGTGATTTAATGTCAACTGTATTTATATTAATTATTTTAGTATTCGGGCTGATAGGTTTTCTTTTCAAAATTTTTAACGGAAATAATGATCCAAAAAACCAAAATAAAAACGATGGCGGTAACAGCAGTTCTGGAGGAAGTTGTAGTGGAGGAGGTTCTGGTTGCAGCAGTTCTTGCGGAAGCAGTTGCGGCGGCGGAGGATGTGGTGGTTGTGGAGGAAGCTAATCTTAAAACAAAGATTATGAAAAAAGCAATCATTCATACAATTCCGGTTATAATAGGTTTTGTATGGCTTGTTATGAATAAAAATGCTTTCAACCCGATTTCTTTGAAAGGTCCTGATTTTCTAAAATTTTATTTAATTCTTTTATTTGGATTTTACAGCTCGGTTTTTGTTTTAAAGTTTTTCAAAGAAAAGGTTTCAAACATCACATTTTACTTTATGATTTCTATTTTCGTTTTAGGAATTGTAAAATTAATACGGGGGATATTATTAGAAAAACCGGTCGGATTTTTAATAATGATTTTGATATTGGAATTAATTGTAATACTGTTTGTTAATTCGAATAAAATTAAAGTTTAAAATGAATAATTAGACTTGATTATTTCAACAATAAACCCGAAACAAAACGCTTCGGGCTTATAATTTATTAGAATAGTTTAAATCTTTTCTTTTTTCTGCTCAATTTTTGTTCCATATTTTTCGACCATAAAATAAGTGAAGAGAAGCAAAATAATACTCAAAATAAGGTGTGATTTTTCAGGATTTATGATTGCCTGATAAAGATTGTATCCGAAAGTGGAAGATACAATCGCAAGTAAAATCTGGTTTGTAATGGTGTGCTGATTTTTTAAAATGGTTTTCATAAGTAATATTTTTAAATTGTTATTTATCAAGTAAGTATAACAGTTCAAAATATGTTACAAAAAATAAAAAGTCCGGAAAAATTATTTCCAGACTTTATGATAAGCATTAATAGGGTCTTACTTTCTAAAACCACGATTTACAGCGACTCTTCTGTCTTTATTGAAGTCATTTTTCTGATATTGAGCATATTGACCTCTGTTTAAAATTTTTCTTAGACGAATATCATATTCTCTTGGGTTCAGTCTTTCTCTTGACAGCATGCTGATTTGTTTTTTCTGAAAAGGAGATAATCTTAATCCCTCAAAACCTCTTGAACCTTGGTGATATTCGGTTTTATCATTTCTTCTGTCGTCGTTTCTATGTTGTGCATTTGTAGCGAATGCGATAAATAAACTTGCTACTAAAACTAACTTTTTCATAATAATTAAATTTTAAGATTGATAATCTATTTTGTTTTTCTTACTTACTATTAAACAATAGGCATGCCTGAAACTGCCACAAATAAAGGCTTATAGAAGTATAAGCCTTTTTTATAGATGAATGATAAAATTTAATCGACCATTGAGGAAATTACTTCATAAGACTGATATTGGTGAGTCCTCCATCTGCAAGAATTTCGGTTCCGACAACAAAAGATGATTCGTCTGATGCCAAAAATACGGCAGCATTTCCGATGTCAGACGGTAATCCCTGTCTGCCGACTGGGGTAATGTCTATCCATAATTGTTTTACCTGTTCCAATTGTTCTTCTGGTACGATTTTTCCAAAAACCGGGGTGTCAATAGAACCTGGTGAAAGTGCATTCACTCTTATTTTCTTTGCTAATAGATCTAATGACAATCCTTTTGCTAATGATATGATGGCGGCTTTAGCAGCTCCGTAAATTGCCATTCCAGGGGCAGCACGATGGGCAGCGCTTGATCCGATAAGAATGATAGAAGCTCCTTCATTAAGAAAGGGAAGTGCTTTTTGCACTGAAAAATAAGCGCTTTTTAGGTTTAAATCCATATACTGATCATAACTTTGTTCAGTTACATCCTCAATACTTCCCAATGGAACGCCATCAACAATACCACCGGCATTGACTACCAAGACATCAATTTTCCCAAATTTATCAGATGTTTTCTTAAATACATTTTCCAGATCATCAAGATTTGTGACATCTCCTTTGATCCCAATAAATTCTGAGCCTAAAGTATCTACAGAGCTTTTTAATGTTACCTCGTTTCTGCCTGTAATTGTACCAACCGCACCTTCATTTCTGAATGATTCTGCGATGCCAAATCCAATACCGCTATTGCCACCTGTAATGACTGCTACTTTGTTTTTTAATCTGTTCATTTCTTTAATATTATAAACCATAAATCCCTCCGGAAACTGAAATTTTCTCACCGTTGATCCATGCAGCGTCATCAGAAGCAAGAAAAATAGCGGCTTTTGCAATATCTTCCGGCTGACCTGTACGCCCAAGTGGAGTATTGGCAACCAATTTTGCTTCGAACTCACTGCCAATGAAGCCTGTGCTGTGGGAACCTTCAGTTTCTACAATTCCGGGTAAAATAGAATTGATACGAATATTTCTTCCTGCAAATTCCTTCGATAGAGCAATCGTAATAGCATCTAATGCCGCCTTTGTTGCCGAATAAACCGAACCTGTAGGTAATGGAGTATTGCTTGCTCCCGAACTGATGTTAATGATATTTCCACCTTTCTCACTAAATAATTTTAAAGATTCCTGAATGGTAAACAATGATCCTAAAACATTAATGTTGAATTGCTGATGAAATGTTTCTGCAGATATTTGTTCAATAGGCTCGTAATTGTAAATACCGGCATTGTTTACTAAAATATCCAATGTTCCGAATGTGTTTTTTACTTCATTAAATAATCTAATCACATCTGCTTGTATGGAAACATCTGCCTGTATGGCAATTGCAGTTCCTCCATTATCCGTAATGGCTTTTACAACTTTGTCTGCACCTTCTTTACTTGATGCATAATTCACGACTACTTTTGCACCTTCTGTTGCAAAATATTTTGCGATTGAAGCTCCTATTCCTTTTGAAGCACCTGTAACTACTGCTACTTTATTTTTTAATTTACTCATTGTTTTTTTATTTAAAACTTGAGAGCAAAATTACCACATTGAAATTTATTTTGGTAACTTTGTAACTAAAAGTAACAGTAACCTCTAAGTAACAATGTAACCTTGTGGAATGTAAACCTCTTGAAAAAGAACTTCATAGAAAGGAGATGATGGCCGTTCAGGATTCAATGGATGTGCTGAGTGGAAAATGGAAGATATCCATCATTTCCTCCATCTGCTATTACAATAAAAGAAGATTTTCTGATATTCTGAATGATGTTGTGGGAATTTCCAATAAAATGCTGAGCAAGGAATTAAAAGAACTGGAAATCAATAAACTGATAAAGCGAACTGTTTTAGATACTCAACCTATAACGGTGCATTATGAACTTACTAAACACGGTAAAACATTGCAGACGATCATCAATAATCTTACAGATTGGGGAATTGCCCACAGAAAAGAAATTATTGGGAAATAAATTGGCTTTGAGATTTACATTATCAAACATAAAAAAGACCTGCTAACAGGTCTTTTTATTTATAGTTACGAAATAACTCCGCTTCCGATTAATTCGTCATCAATATACCACGAGGCAAATTGTCCTTCTGCAATAGCAGATTGTGGCTCTTCAAATTCCATGTAAAAAGCATTTTCAAACTGGAAAATCGTTGCTTTCTGAAGGCTTTGTCTGTACCTAAATCTTGCCAATACTTCCATTGATTCACCATTTTTTAGTCTTAGATCTTCGCGGACCCAATGTAATTCAGAATTATCAACTTTCAGAGCTTTTTTATGCAAACCAGGGAAACTGTGACCTTCTCCAACGAAAATAATGTTGTTTTCCATATCTCTTGATACGATAAAACAGCTTTCTTTGTGTCCTCCGATTCCTAATCCTTTGCTTTGTCCGATCGTGAAAAACTGAGCACCCTGATGCTTTCCTATTACTTTGCCGTCAGCTTTTTTATAATTGATTTTTAGACTTAAAAATTCTAATTCTTCTTCTTTTGAAGAAAATTTCGGTGTTTCCTGAGAAAAAAGGGGAGAATCTTTAAAAATTTCTACAATTTCGCCTTCTTTTGGAACCAATTGCTGCTGTAAAAATTGAGGCAAGCTCACTTTTCCGATAAAACACAATCCTTGAGAATCTTTTTTATCAGCCGTTACCAATCCGATTTCTTTGGCAATTTCTCTTACTTCAGGTTTCGTCAGTTCACCAATTGGAAACAATGCTTTCGACAATTGATCCTGATTCAACTGACATAAAAAGTACGATTGATCTTTATTATTATCTTTTCCTGCTAAAAGGTGAAAAATTTCCTTTCCGTTTTCGTCAAAAGTAGAATCTACTCTTGCATAATGTCCCGTTGCTACTTTATCGGCGCCCAAAGACATTGCCGTTTTCATAAAAACATCGAATTTTACTTCTCTGTTGCACAAAACATCAGGATTTGGAGTTCTTCCTCTCTGATATTCATCGAACATATAATCAACGATTCTTTCCTTATAAAGATCGCTCATATCGATTACCTGAAACGGGATTCCCAATTTCTGGGCAACCATTAAGGCGTCATTACTGTCCTCGATCCAAGGGCATTCATCTTCTAACGTTACCGAAGCATCGTTCCAGTTTCTCATAAACAAAGCCACGACTTCATGACCTTGTTGTTGCAGCAAATATGCTGTAACACTGGAGTCTACACCTCCGGATAATCCTACTACTACTTTCATTTTATTTCAATTTTACGAAACTCTTAACGGGAGTTCTTAGTTTGAGGCAGCAAAAATACAATTAAAAAAATTCGTAAAAAAGTTATAATTTTAAGGATTGATAAAAACAATTTAGATATGAAAAAAATTATTATTCCTTTATTTTTTATGGTTTCAGGGGCAATGTTTTCTCAGGTTGCAGTAGGTACTTCTCCTGAAAATAATAATCGCTGGACTTTTGGAGGCGGAATCGGAGTTGGTTTCGGAAGCAATAATTATTTTTATCTTTCAGCAGCTCCAAGAGTAGGATACAGGCTTACAGATGATCTTGAAGGGGGTGTTTTAGGAAGTGTTTCGTGGCAGAAATCCAATTCTTACAGTTCCACGATGTTTGGAGTTGGGCCTTTCTTGAATTACTATATTGGCAGAACTTTTTATATTGGAGCTAATTATCAGCATTATTTCATCAATTATAAAGACAAGTTTTACAACTATAAAATGAATGAAGAAGAAGATGCTTTATATCTCGGCGGAGGTTATATGCAGAGAATCGGGAATAATTCTTTTCTGCAGCTCGGTTTGATGTATAATGTTTTGTGGAAAGAAAACTCGAGTATTTTCTCCAGTGGTTTGGCGCCAAATATTGGTTTTGTGGTCGGACTTTAAGTTTTAATAAAATAAAAAAGCACCGAAAATTTTCCGGTGCTTTTATTATAATAAAATAATCAATTTAAGATTGAGAAGACTTTTCCGCCGCAGATTTCTTTGGCTTTGAAGTTTTACCTGTCAAACCGTCTTTTGCTTCATTCACATCAAGAACTACGGTTTCTCCTTCATTTAATTGTTTGTTTACCAGCATTTCAGCTAATAAATCTTCAATGTATTTCTGGATCGCACGTTTCAATGGTCTTGCACCAAAGTCTTTATCCCATCCTTTTTCAGAAATAAAGTCTTTTGCTTCTTCAGTTAATTCTACTTTATAGTTTAATTTTTCAAGTCTGCTATAAAGTTTATTTAATTCAAGATCAATGATTTTCTTGATATCAGTCTGTTCAAGAGAGTTAAAGATCACAATATCGTCAATTCTGTTTAAGAATTCCGGTGCAAATGCTTTTTTAAGGGCATTTTCAATCGTGCTTCTTGCTCTTGAATCTGTATTTGTTTTCTTAGCGGAAGTTCCGAAACCTACACCGTCTCCGAAATCTTTAAGATCTCTTGTACCGATGTTTGAAGTAAGGATGATAATTGTATTTCTAAAATCAATTTTTCTGCCTAAACTGTCTGTAACGTGGCCTTCATCTAAGATCTGCAACAAGATATTGAATACATCCGGGTGAGCTTTTTCGATCTCATCCAAAAGAACCACCGCATACGGTTTTCTTCTTACCGCTTCAGTTAATTGTCCACCTTCTTCGTATCCAACGTATCCCGGAGGCGCACCAACCAATCTTGAAACGGCAAATTTCTCCATATATTCACTCATATCGATTCTGATTAAAGATTCATCAGATTCGAATAATTCTCTTGCCATTACTTTAGCCAGCTCAGTTTTACCAACACCGGTTGTTCCCAAGAAAATGAATGTACCGATCGGGCGATTCGGATCTTTAAGACCAGCTCTGTTTCTTTGAATTGCTTTCACAACTTTTTTCACAGCATCTTCCTGACCTATTACTTTTCCGTTCAGTTTTTCATCCATCTGAGCTAATTTGTCAAGCTCATTTTTACCCACTTTCGTTACCGGAACGCCACTCATCATAGAAACTACTTCCGCTACATTTTCTTCTGTTACGGTTTCTTTTCTTTCTTTCACATCTTTGTCCCATTTATCCTGAGCAGAATTCAGTTCCATCTGAAGACGTTCTTCTTCATCCTTCAGTTTTCTTGCTTCAAGATAATCCTGAGCTTTTACTGCTTTCTGTTTCATCTCCTTGATGTCTTCGATTTGTTTTTCAAAATCAATGATTTCGGTAGGAACTTTCATGTTTTTAATATAAACACGAGAACCGGCTTCGTCCATCGCATCAATCGCTTTGTCCGGTAAGAATCTGTCTGTAATATATCTTGCTGTCAAATTGACACAAGCCAGAATCGCTTCCGGAGTATATACTACATTATGATGTTCTTCATATTTATCTTTAATCTGATTCAAAATCTGAATGGTTTCCTCAATATTTGTAGGTTCCACCATTACTTTTTGGAATCTTCTTTCTAAAGCACCATCTTTTTCGATGTACTGACGGTACTCATCAAGAGTTGTGGCACCAATACATTGTATTTCACCTCTTGCCAACGCTGGTTTGAACATGTTTGACGCATCTAAGCTTCCTGTAGAACTTCCTGCACCAACAATAGTGTGAAGCTCATCAATGAATAAGATGACATCTCTGTTTTTCTCCAGCTCAGTCATGATCGCCTTCATTCTTTCCTCGAACTGACCACGGTATTTCGTTCCGGCCACTAAACTTGCAAGATCCAACGT
Proteins encoded in this region:
- a CDS encoding glycine-rich domain-containing protein, with translation METKTLLQNDLLWSRLQGFSLDCPNVDFPFSKKLAKEEKWTLDFTAKAIDEYKKFVYLCCILPNGASPSEIVDKVWHMHLIYTQNYWEEFCPNILQQKLHHLPSKGGLNEIEKHENWFLDTLKSYKEIFQEKAPEDIWLNKKETPKQRKSWLNIGKVFSFISIIFILSSCSDDVSDLMSTVFILIILVFGLIGFLFKIFNGNNDPKNQNKNDGGNSSSGGSCSGGGSGCSSSCGSSCGGGGCGGCGGS
- a CDS encoding winged helix-turn-helix transcriptional regulator, which codes for MAVQDSMDVLSGKWKISIISSICYYNKRRFSDILNDVVGISNKMLSKELKELEINKLIKRTVLDTQPITVHYELTKHGKTLQTIINNLTDWGIAHRKEIIGK
- a CDS encoding ATP-dependent Clp protease ATP-binding subunit, encoding MDYKFSQGLSQVFKQSKSEAKRLKSEFLNTEHLLLGIIKTENSAKEILQNLNADLTQIRRKIETLNTASLNPISEEVTNISFTKMADHAIKRAELECRQYKSNEINTVHLLLGILYKYEDPTSNILGAYDIDYEGVSREYQTMLKNTGQSPQNSAYDDDDDREEFEQMRKPTGNLGSAKSKTPTLDNFGRDLTSLARDGKLDPVIGREKEIERVSQILSRRKKNNPLLIGEPGVGKSAIAEGLALRIQQKKVSRVLYGKRVITLDLASLVAGTKYRGQFEERMKAIMTELEKNRDVILFIDELHTIVGAGSSTGSLDASNMFKPALARGEIQCIGATTLDEYRQYIEKDGALERRFQKVMVEPTNIEETIQILNQIKDKYEEHHNVVYTPEAILACVNLTARYITDRFLPDKAIDAMDEAGSRVYIKNMKVPTEIIDFEKQIEDIKEMKQKAVKAQDYLEARKLKDEEERLQMELNSAQDKWDKDVKERKETVTEENVAEVVSMMSGVPVTKVGKNELDKLAQMDEKLNGKVIGQEDAVKKVVKAIQRNRAGLKDPNRPIGTFIFLGTTGVGKTELAKVMARELFESDESLIRIDMSEYMEKFAVSRLVGAPPGYVGYEEGGQLTEAVRRKPYAVVLLDEIEKAHPDVFNILLQILDEGHVTDSLGRKIDFRNTIIILTSNIGTRDLKDFGDGVGFGTSAKKTNTDSRARSTIENALKKAFAPEFLNRIDDIVIFNSLEQTDIKKIIDLELNKLYSRLEKLNYKVELTEEAKDFISEKGWDKDFGARPLKRAIQKYIEDLLAEMLVNKQLNEGETVVLDVNEAKDGLTGKTSKPKKSAAEKSSQS
- a CDS encoding SDR family oxidoreductase, translating into MNRLKNKVAVITGGNSGIGFGIAESFRNEGAVGTITGRNEVTLKSSVDTLGSEFIGIKGDVTNLDDLENVFKKTSDKFGKIDVLVVNAGGIVDGVPLGSIEDVTEQSYDQYMDLNLKSAYFSVQKALPFLNEGASIILIGSSAAHRAAPGMAIYGAAKAAIISLAKGLSLDLLAKKIRVNALSPGSIDTPVFGKIVPEEQLEQVKQLWIDITPVGRQGLPSDIGNAAVFLASDESSFVVGTEILADGGLTNISLMK
- the mnmA gene encoding tRNA 2-thiouridine(34) synthase MnmA, which gives rise to MKVVVGLSGGVDSSVTAYLLQQQGHEVVALFMRNWNDASVTLEDECPWIEDSNDALMVAQKLGIPFQVIDMSDLYKERIVDYMFDEYQRGRTPNPDVLCNREVKFDVFMKTAMSLGADKVATGHYARVDSTFDENGKEIFHLLAGKDNNKDQSYFLCQLNQDQLSKALFPIGELTKPEVREIAKEIGLVTADKKDSQGLCFIGKVSLPQFLQQQLVPKEGEIVEIFKDSPLFSQETPKFSSKEEELEFLSLKINYKKADGKVIGKHQGAQFFTIGQSKGLGIGGHKESCFIVSRDMENNIIFVGEGHSFPGLHKKALKVDNSELHWVREDLRLKNGESMEVLARFRYRQSLQKATIFQFENAFYMEFEEPQSAIAEGQFASWYIDDELIGSGVIS
- a CDS encoding SDR family NAD(P)-dependent oxidoreductase yields the protein MSKLKNKVAVVTGASKGIGASIAKYFATEGAKVVVNYASSKEGADKVVKAITDNGGTAIAIQADVSIQADVIRLFNEVKNTFGTLDILVNNAGIYNYEPIEQISAETFHQQFNINVLGSLFTIQESLKLFSEKGGNIINISSGASNTPLPTGSVYSATKAALDAITIALSKEFAGRNIRINSILPGIVETEGSHSTGFIGSEFEAKLVANTPLGRTGQPEDIAKAAIFLASDDAAWINGEKISVSGGIYGL